The genomic stretch TAGCAGAGGGCGAAGGCGGAGCTCGTTGTTCTCGAGGCAGAGCGCGTCGGCCGCGTCCTGTTACTGACTGGGTCGTGAGGCGTGCCATGTGCAGGTAGTGCtcattcgccgccgccgccgccgccgtggagcGGCTGGAGCACCATGCCCGGGCGGCGCCTAGGAGGGCCAACACCACCGCAACACCTCTTCCGATCCTGAGGAGGAGgggggatccgagagaagcgGGGACAAGCGGCGGGGGCGTGCTGTAGAGGTGAGGGGAGCGGAGCGGCGTCGGCCGTCGGCCGTCGGCCGTTGGGAGATGGGGCGTGTGGCCTCGGAGGCGGAGGTAGGGGAGCCGCAGAGTCGGCGTGTATACTGCCAAGGCCTCCACAAATGTAAGGCGTTTTCCCGAATTCCTCTTTTTAAACATATCACATAAAAAATCCCAAAAATTTGTCTTATTTTAGATTTTTtacatattttaaaatatgtttttacaCAATGGGTTCATATGCACCCGTGAACCATATTGGATTTTCGCTCTATAACTCGCTATACTGTAAGTCATGTATAAATATATTCCAAATCTTGGGTGTGAATTGAAATTTTACAACCAACGCTATACTGTAACTCGCAATACTGTAAGTCAGGTATAAAAAATGGAGGActgaaaattaaaattttcagGATTTTCTTCCTAACCTAAAATTTCACGAGTTTCAATTGGCATACATGTACAAAGATGATGGTTACAGGTACTGAAGTACATATGGAACACTgtgtcaatatctaaatctttgtttatttacaaacgaATGGGGCACTAAAGATTCCAACTCTACTAAATCCCTGTAGAAGATCCTTTGAGTCAAATGGACTTGCGCTTCCTCCCAGACAGAGGAGTATCTTCAGGCACACCTGGGGCACCATTTGGAACGAAATGAACAAACGAAGTGTATGGTGGCAACCTTGATTCCCAAGTAACGACATTGAAATCCCCTTGTGGCCGAagtccaggatccaccagcagatcCCCAACCCTCACCTTCGGTAGCAATGCCCTTTGCTCTGTAACCTCAGTCCGGCTGCTGCCAGCGGCACAAGACGGTACAATGCGGAGGGGAGAAGCAGAATGCAAGATGAAGTCTGAAACATCTACCTGATGGCGTCTCAGAATCAGCAACTGCGGGTGCTCCCCGAACAGGGAGAAGTTCCTCTCAACAAATCTTCTCATCCTGCTCAACGTGCAGAGCCAGAAATGGAGACTTAGATTTTTTCTCATCATGTCAGCGAGCAAGTTTGCGGCGACGAGCGACCAATCCGACTGCAGCTCCCTGGCCAGTTCGTCTGCTATTCGTGCTAAGTGCGGGTGCTGTGCTGGGTCTTCGCTCCCGAAAGCAAGTGTCTTAAAGAGGTAGCTGAATTCCTCGTATGGCAGGGTATTGAGGAAGATCGGCTTGACTGTTCCCAGTTTCTCTGAATTTTTACACCGGCTGACTATGATTACCTTGCTTCCACTGTCCATGCTTGCCAGGGTGGAACAAAACTTGGCCCAGTCCTCCTTGTCAACATCTGAAACAAGCTCAACAACTACCAATACTTTCCCCGACAAGAGACTGCCATGGTCTGCTATTCCACAAATGGAATCCCCATTCAGGTGCAAAATCGAAGAGAACTGTGAGCTAACCCTCTCATCCTTGCATACATGGGCAACAAGAGTCCTCTTGCCAACCGCAGGACCACCGATGACTGGGAGGACAGCCGGTGCACCACAGTGAGGGCCGTGCTGCAACACGAAGTTCAGGAGCTTTTGCTTTTCGGCGTGACGTCCAAACATGATGTTGTCATTGTAAAGATATGCATCGTATGGTCGACGCAGCATATGGTCGCATCCGCCCAAGAGAACAACAAACTCCGTCATGCTAGAAACCGCATACTCTAAGCTTTCCAACACACCTTGCAAGTCGACAAGATACGTGGCCGTATTCTTTCTAGCACTGCCATGAACCGTGCGAAAACGTTTAGAGGATGAGTAGCTAATCTGCTCCTCCTCCGTTGGAGTCTCTTGAAGCGACCTGTACCTGAACGCCCCTAGTGCCCAGTAGCCTCTGTACATGGCCTCTGCGAGCATATTAAGCTGTTCCAGCATCCCGGAGTTTGTGATGTACCGGCCGTCCGCCTCCTCGACGACTATTCGAGCTCTCAAGAGAACTTGTTGTAGCCTCTCCACCTGCTTCTCTTCAGAGTATGCGCGGCCTGAGTGATACTTGTTGATAAGGAATGAAACGAACCGGCTCACGAGCTCACCTGTTACTGCAGATATGGCAAGCTCCATCTTGAATTCCTCCAATCTAATTATCTCGGAGCTCTAAGTTCTAACCAATCATGGAGCCCAAGagaggataggaggaagaagGAAATAGCAGACTGCTGGAGTTTCCTGCTTGACAAGTCAATGACCGGATGTTACACATAGAGCAACTTTGTATTGCTAACAGGCAGGCAAAGCGCACATACTGGAAGGAAACCGTCACTGTCTGAGTTGtcaactactccacctctagcttgTCCTTATCGTTCCACGCTGATCTAGATTGGTCCTGGAAACGGTGCTTTAGCTGAACTTTTCATGCACCACGGGAAAATGATGGTGATTTCGAGTCTTTTATTTGCTCAGCAAGACAGTAGTATGGACAAACTAGGAGACTACTTGTCCAGAAAACATATTCGATGGAAAAGCCAGAATCATGTGAAGGAGGGTCATACTTGTCTAGACCATGTTCTTCTCTCTTCCTAATTGTTAATGGGTATAAGAAGTAAAAAAAAACTTTTGCTAATTCTAGATCAACCGAGAATTAAGCTAGTTCTAGATTGACTATATGACCGTTAGATTTGCTTTGTGAATCTTGCATATGAGAATTACACATAGGTGTGCAATTGCATATTTTACCCGTGTTGCACATAAATTACACATGAAACTGGATGACCGAGAATTAAGCTAATTCTAGATCAATCAAGAACTAGCCGCAGCCAATAAAAAATACCAGGGCATAAAAGTCCAGGAGAAAAGGTTAAGTCAGCCAACCAAAAGCCTTAAATTACCAGCTAACAAAGTGAGAGTCTATGGGCTAACCAAGTCAGGCAACAAATGTCGCATGGCGTTACTAGTTCCCATTCGTATTCATACAAGATGAGGAACAGTACACTGACCTCATTGGTGCGGTAGGCTGAGAAGTGTTCAGGAACAGTACGCTGCCCACAGATCCATTTGGTCGAACACCATCCGGGCGCCAGTACGGCGCCACCTTCTCCCCAGCGTCCTGCTTTCGTGGTGAGAGAGCAAGCGACACATAATTGTTGAAGACAGGAGAGAGTAGCCATGACGAAGCTCGAGGGGCTGAGGGGCTGATGGCCTGACATGCTCAGTTTACACTGAGAATCGCTGTGCCAACCCTGCCACGCCACTCCTTGTTCTTCCCGAACACAGAGAGGTCCGGCCGTGAAAGTGAGACGCACAGAACGTGAGGTTTAATCCTTGATAGACAGGATTGAGACTCCTTTCAAACAATGGCTAATTCCTCCCCTAACAACCGTGCAAGTGCTTGGCCAAAAACACCTTGACCAGCGTCATCGGTGCCCAATACCTCAGAAAGGTAGCCACCTCATCACCGATGCCTAGATTAATTTTTGAGGCACTTCGATAGGCAAAGAGTATTGGGATCCATCGACCGGTGCTTTTGAAACCTGGGTGCGCGCGACATCTGGTTAtgaaaaattatattttaaagtTTTAGATAAATTTGAAATAATGCACGCATGTATAtactatgttgatacttactcgtttaAGTTTTCATGAAAAGATAAGATTATATgtaacctacacaaaaatgagaaaatgatttttttttggatatttTGTCATTCTTATGTAGGCCACATACAATCGTATTTTTCAGTGAAAAATTACACGAGTAAGATTGAATAacattttttccatttttttaagAAACTGGGTGCAGGCACTGCGCACACATGTTCCGTTTGCACTTTCCGTGGGATCCACATGTTAAATAAGTACACACAGCTACGGTGTAGTAAGGAAAGAGAGGGAAGATATTTGCCTTGTCTTTTATTTGTTTTAGGAATTGTGCATGCCTTGAAAAATACGTTAGGCATCGTTCCGCATCGTCTATCGGAGCACAAATCGATTGGACTACCAAGTTTGCAACGCTGTGAAAGCTCATGAGGTTAACTTAGGGCTTGATTGGTTGCCAATAAAAAATTTTGCCCATCTAATGCAACTTGGTCCAACAGGTATCATATGAGTAGAAACTTGACTTGGACTAGAATTGGCACTATGTTGGATGCCAATAATTTTACTTGGGCTTGAGTGGAGAAACGAGAAGCAGTTTGTTTGGTTTGCTATTTTGCGCTCGTAGGGCATGTCCGTGCTCATTGGAGGGGCATTGGCCTGGGCAGCTTGAGGATGAGTGGGAAGGCATGGCCAGGACAACCAACTAGATGCGGAGTGGGAAACCAAGCCAAGTGTGGTAGGAACCGGCGGGGCTTGAAGAATTTGTGTGCAGTGCCAAGAAAAAAACGAGGTTGGCAGCAATGGAAGCTTGATTGAGAAATAATTGGTGGAGAGGGCAGGAGAAGGCTCTAGATAAATAGAAGTAGAAAAGGAGGATCCGACAAACCATCAGTCGCCTATCCTGTTAGAGCAAGATTAATAAGAGAGCTCGATACTGGTTATATAGATATTCCATGTCATCTACATCCATCATAAAGCCCACTCATGTAGTAGGTTGGCTATTAGATTGGCTATTATGTGGGATTTAATTATTATTATTTAACAATGTAAAGTATGCATGTTATTGGGCCTATTACAAGAACAGCAATATCAGCTGGAACATCAGATTCCCACACCTTCATCGTACCAGTTGTACACAAAGCACCTATCTTGGCAAACTCATGAGCGACTCCATTCACCTCCCTCTTACATGAAAAAATAGAGCACTTGGAAAACCAGGTACGGCATTGGATCTTCAGGTCTTCAATGATAGCTGCAGCAGGAGAAAAATCAACACTTGGGTTGTTCATAGCATACATAAGCAACAGTGCGTCAGTTTCAAAGATAACCCTTATTGCCCCCAAACTTGATGCCAGATCGATGGCAACTTCTAGCGCCTTGAGCTCAGCCTTAAAAGCATCATGTATTCCATCGGCTCCACCAGCTGCGGCTGAGACGACATGGCCTTCCTCATCACGCACTATGACACCCCAGCCACCATGATAGTTTCCTTTTTTTAAAGACCCATCTATATTGAACTTCAGAAAACCAGCATCTGGTGGTTCCCATTTGGCTGGTAAAAAGGTTATATCCTGTCGAGCAGGTTTGCAAAATTCTAAACAATCAGCCGTTAAACACCTAGCACGGTATGCCAAGTCTGCTGCAGCCACCTTCTCCCCTCCTTCACGGATTTTGTTCCGCTGattccaccaaatccaccacatggCTATTATCTCAACACACTTGCGTTCATCCAATCTCCAAATCTCGTCCAAGACTTCCTGAACACCATTACACTGTAACAATTTTCCTCTGATTTCTAGCATATTCAGTTCTTTCCATACCTCCTTACCTGACTTGCACTTAAGAAACAGGTGACAACCATCCTCGTCTATCCTCTGACAGACCAAGCATTTAGTATCTTCCAACACCATACCTCGGCGAATCAAATTGGACTGCACAGCTAGAGAATTGTTCCCATAAAACAAATTGAATCTTCCAACTACTCTTGCATAGAACAAAAGTGTTCTTATAAGATTCTCATGCATGCGGATTAGTGGAACCTGAGCTGTATGTGAACTTCTTTCCCAGAACGAACATGAATTCTCATTTTAAAGCATGCTCTAGGTGGATTCAGGGTTTTGCTGGGAACACTACAGTATGCTGGGTATACACTGAACTTTAGAGGAGTTTACCTAATAAAGCACCTGGTAGTCCGGAAGATTTGGAGACCTAACTCAATGCTGCAGATGTCATGGCTTTAGAAATTTGGCATGCCATCCTCTAGTCGGGAGCTGGAAGCAAGCACCACTTACTACATTCCCATTTTACAAATCCAGGGTGAGATGCATCTGCAGTTTTGCAATTAAGAAAACATAAGAATACTGAAATAGATATACGATCTAGTAAACATTTTTATGTGAAAAAATAACTGATATCCTGCTACACTAGCAAAAAAAGATGAAGTATTAGAACATGCATGAAAATTCACATCACTGTGTTAATTATGGCTTTTCAATTTAGTTGCTGATAAACTGACAACAATGTTAAGCTATAAGGAACAGGCACATCAGTAGTTACAACTTCCGATTGGGTTGCTGACAACAATGTTAAGCTATAAGGAACCATGCCCCTCTGCTATTTGCAAATGAAGTTGACATGGAAAAGAGTCTGTAGTTTGCCCAGTACATAAATTGTCTCTGTTTAGCTCTGAAAACGTAATGACCTGATACCATATATCTTTTTGACACATAAACAGTAGGACAAAGCCCTCTACTGTTATTTTTATTAAATCCTGATACCATATAAACATTTGTATAAAGCTTTGCCTGAAACTGGATAAGAACTGATACTGCACTTGGAGAAGATACAATAAGTCTAGGGTAATGTGCATCTTTCCTAAGGTGTAGATCAACCATGTGGACTTTGAATGATGGCTGCTTGAATTTAGGATGAAAGATATTGATAGATAGGGAGGAAGCAAACCTGAATTTGCGGCAAACAAAGGCAGCCGGTCACCTTAGGACAGAAGTACCTCCTTGAACAAAAGCCTTCCAGTGAGCTGTAAGAAAAACAGCATGAACAACACAACTGTTGTACAGGATGGATCGTTAAACACTAAATGGTAATCTAGAAATGCACCAAGAAAGAGTATTAGGTATACTACCTAACATGTAGCAAGGCAAACTCACCAGGAAATGAAGCAAAATTAAGGTCTTTATGGCCTTCAAGGCCTTGTTGTTTCATAGTTCATACGCAGCTATGTAAAAAAAAGTTTCAGTGGCCGCAACAATGTAAAGTGCATCATTAATATATGTGGGGAAGTCTATTTCCTTATATCCCATCAGGGCAAaacaattacaaaaaaaaatgagACGAAAAGAGAGCTTATATTATATTCTGAACAAAGTCATTACAGAGAATTATAGTCCTCAGAACATAATTAGAGTAGATGGCAATGGTTAACTAGAGTCGCATCAGTCCAAATTTATTTTGCAAGTCAACAGCACAACATAACGTGATAGATAGTTGATCTCACAAACCGACATGCAAGCTGCTCCAATCCCTGATTACTATCACGATGCAATGACGGTACAGTAAAAATTAGAGCTGTGAATATAGCAAGTACCGTGAATGTAGAGCTGTGCACGGGAGGAAGCCATGGAGTTGCCATCTCCCATGCCGCTCAAGTTCCCTACCTTGCAAGCATGTCTTCATGACGCCACCCTATGTCCCTATCGCGCTGCTAAGTCCAAGCGCAGCAGCAGCACCTGCATGAGGATGGCCTCCTCAGTGGCGGCATTTTCCCTGACCTCGAAGCGGCAACTGGCGACCGCATCGACGACCTCCCTCACCTCATAGGGAGTCCAGGAGTGAGGGCCCGTAGCGGTAAGTGGAAACTCATTAGCTTCGCTAAGTAACACTGCAGCAGCAGAACCACAGGCGGGATGAGACTATGGACAGAAAATTACGAGCGAGCTTGTCTCTGGCTAGTCGGCGCCGCATTCCATCGAGCAGATGGCGGGCGCAGAGGAGGAGCAGTCGAGCAGGGGTGCTTACCAAAGGGGTTTAGTCAGCCCTCGTGTCGATGTGCATTGGACCGTGCTCCGGCGGGGTTGCGCGAGGCGACGACGAGGTCTGCTGCGGTCGGAGGTCGCTGCAGGGGGGAGAGGGCGTGGTGGACGTAGCAGAGGGCGTCGGCCGCGTCCTGGTACTGGGTCGCGAGGCGTGCCATGTGCAGGTAGTGctcagtcgccgccgccgccgccgtggagcGCCTGGAGCACCGTGCCCGGGCGGCGCGTAGGAGGACCAAGACCACCGCAACGCCTCTTCCGATCCTGCGGAGACGACGCCTGATCATGAGGAGGAGGGGGAATCCGAGAGAAGCGGGGACAAGCGGCGGGGGCGTGCGAGACGGagtataagttttttttttttttgaaagctacATATTTTTCTACGGTTTTGCAAGGTGCATATGAGATTTTTTTTAgttaaaaattaagaaaaatgcacCAAAACGTTAGATTTAATTCGTGATTCATTCTAATCATCAGTTATAATGTGGGTTGAAAAGATTTGATGACACCATCTCACGaagaacgaagttagttctcgATCGACCAGAAACTAGTCACATCCATTTGTCTAGGCACTTTTTAATGTGCCTAAACATAGATTACATACATTTTTGGAAGGCATCTTAAATAATCAATATTCCTATAGACACTTTAGGAAAATTGCATCTAAATATTATATTTTTACGTGCACTTTAAAAAGTGTCTCTAaaaattgtatctttctaggcaaTAATTATAAATTCCTCAAAAAATAATTTTACTAGGCATTTTTGAAAAGTGGTTCAACTAAAGTGCCTCTATAAATCAATTATGACATAGTGTGCCGGGGC from Lolium rigidum isolate FL_2022 chromosome 4, APGP_CSIRO_Lrig_0.1, whole genome shotgun sequence encodes the following:
- the LOC124649970 gene encoding uncharacterized protein LOC124649970, with the translated sequence MLEQLNMLAEAMYRGYWALGAFRYRSLQETPTEEEQISYSSSKRFRTVHGSARKNTATYLVDLQGVLESLEYAVSSMTEFVVLLGGCDHMLRRPYDAYLYNDNIMFGRHAEKQKLLNFVLQHGPHCGAPAVLPVIGGPAVGKRTLVAHVCKDERVSSQFSSILHLNGDSICGIADHGSLLSGKVLVVVELVSDVDKEDWAKFCSTLASMDSGSKVIIVSRCKNSEKLGTVKPIFLNTLPYEEFSYLFKTLAFGSEDPAQHPHLARIADELARELQSDWSLVAANLLADMMRKNLSLHFWLCTLSRMRRFVERNFSLFGEHPQLLILRRHQVDVSDFILHSASPLRIVPSCAAGSSRTEVTEQRALLPKVRVGDLLVDPGLRPQGDFNVVTWESRLPPYTSFVHFVPNGAPGVPEDTPLSGRKRKSI
- the LOC124707368 gene encoding uncharacterized protein LOC124707368 → MHENLIRTLLFYARVVGRFNLFYGNNSLAVQSNLIRRGMVLEDTKCLVCQRIDEDGCHLFLKCKSGKEVWKELNMLEIRGKLLQCNGVQEVLDEIWRLDERKCVEIIAMWWIWWNQRNKIREGGEKVAAADLAYRARCLTADCLEFCKPARQDITFLPAKWEPPDAGFLKFNIDGSLKKGNYHGGWGVIVRDEEGHVVSAAAGGADGIHDAFKAELKALEVAIDLASSLGAIRVIFETDALLLMYAMNNPSVDFSPAAAIIEDLKIQCRTWFSKCSIFSCKREVNGVAHEFAKIGALCTTGTMKVWESDVPADIAVLVIGPITCILYIVK